A region of Lycium barbarum isolate Lr01 chromosome 1, ASM1917538v2, whole genome shotgun sequence DNA encodes the following proteins:
- the LOC132620022 gene encoding uncharacterized protein LOC132620022, protein MDQNLPIIAKKFWKIVRVAYFMLRKGLSKRKLMFDLNLFMKRGKIASKAAIQNLMFQGHYTQGHQSSFKEYYEFSCSNSPAFHLPFNLNKRNKLTHHAPAIEHDDVLMMNSAVLKALEILQSETASPALPGFGRTPTVRQLRVTDSPFPLRDADCDISHVDEKADEFISRFYRDLRREASAFA, encoded by the coding sequence ATGGATCAAAATTTGCCAATCATAGCAAAAAAGTTCTGGAAAATAGTCCGAGTGGCTTACTTCATGCTGAGAAAAGGGTTATCAAAGAGAAAACTAATGTTTGATCTCAACTTATTTATGAAACGTGGCAAAATTGCAAGCAAAGCCGCCATTCAAAATCTCATGTTCCAGGGCCATTATACTCAAGGCCACCAATCATCTTTCAAAGAGTACTATGAGTTCAGCTGCAGTAACAGCCCTGCTTTCCACCTCCCTTTCAACCTCAACAAACGCAATAAGCTTACTCACCATGCACCTGCCATTGAACACGACGATGTTTTAATGATGAACTCTGCCGTTTTGAAGGCATTGGAAATACTTCAGAGTGAAACGGCGTCACCTGCATTGCCTGGATTTGGGAGAACTCCAACAGTGAGGCAATTAAGGGTCACTGACTCTCCATTTCCTCTAAGAGATGCTGACTGTGACATTAGCCACGTAGACGAGAAAGCTGATGAATTCATTTCAAGGTTCTACAGAGATTTGAGAAGAGAGGCCTCTGCTTTTGCTTAG